Proteins from a genomic interval of Paenibacillus sp. 37:
- a CDS encoding S-layer homology domain-containing protein — protein MKKMFISGVTALALLTGGVVGVGGVGSSVEAAQTTLKFKDVPSTHWAAGAINSAVEQGYFKGYTDGTFKPSSPVTKAEMASILGRLSDQPNASSPGINNFTDVPEWAKGGVSAAIQKGFINPTSYQGKLDAKASLKRGEMAIWLTQGLATVDLDYKQALSDVKNTVIPAKEYFTGNLATSQKNAVAVAMGTGLMSVYNDKMFGADRTTTRAEVAVLITRYNTVAKTKPSNYKGLNELRQVGLTGTNINIIAPKYKKTPKDRVSLSIDYSKVTDEFSKVRNKNIITDTNYADLKIKNWIIVNTFAKGAERSIYYPAFVDEGFTLLRGAYFSFAEVELNVKSATMNALQAGSLLNSPTINPMTSPNSDAFAAFAGPSINDVTKNRGVFAVNDPVYWSVGLLHFDKKLISAVSLVTKEGPTYSVIATD, from the coding sequence ATGAAGAAGATGTTTATTTCAGGAGTTACTGCTTTAGCTTTGTTGACTGGGGGCGTTGTAGGTGTAGGAGGTGTAGGGAGCTCGGTAGAGGCAGCTCAAACTACCCTGAAATTCAAAGACGTTCCTTCTACACACTGGGCCGCTGGAGCTATCAACTCAGCTGTGGAACAAGGCTATTTTAAAGGGTACACAGACGGAACGTTCAAACCAAGCTCACCTGTAACTAAGGCTGAAATGGCTAGCATCCTTGGTAGACTCTCAGATCAGCCCAATGCTTCTAGCCCAGGAATTAATAATTTCACGGATGTTCCTGAGTGGGCAAAAGGTGGGGTTTCCGCTGCTATACAAAAAGGCTTTATCAACCCTACAAGCTACCAAGGAAAACTGGATGCAAAAGCCTCTCTCAAACGTGGTGAAATGGCAATTTGGTTGACTCAAGGTTTAGCTACAGTAGATTTAGACTACAAACAAGCCCTATCTGACGTAAAAAACACGGTTATACCTGCTAAAGAATACTTTACTGGTAATCTTGCTACATCTCAAAAAAATGCTGTAGCTGTAGCCATGGGAACCGGGTTAATGAGTGTTTATAATGACAAAATGTTTGGAGCAGATCGGACGACAACTCGAGCTGAGGTTGCTGTATTGATTACGCGTTATAACACTGTGGCAAAAACTAAACCTTCCAACTACAAGGGTTTAAATGAACTTCGCCAAGTTGGTTTGACTGGAACAAACATTAATATTATTGCGCCTAAATATAAGAAGACACCAAAGGATAGGGTTTCACTTTCAATTGATTACAGCAAGGTTACAGACGAATTCTCGAAGGTTCGCAATAAAAATATTATCACGGATACCAATTATGCTGATCTTAAGATAAAGAATTGGATTATTGTTAATACCTTTGCTAAGGGGGCTGAAAGAAGTATTTATTATCCTGCCTTTGTGGATGAAGGATTTACTCTTTTACGGGGAGCATACTTTTCTTTTGCAGAAGTTGAATTGAATGTGAAAAGTGCTACCATGAATGCACTTCAAGCTGGAAGTTTGCTTAATTCACCAACAATTAATCCTATGACTTCTCCAAATTCAGATGCATTTGCTGCATTTGCTGGACCTAGTATTAATGATGTCACGAAAAATAGAGGTGTATTTGCTGTTAATGATCCAGTTTACTGGAGTGTAGGACTTTTACATTTCGATAAAAAGTTGATTTCTGCTGTCAGCCTTGTGACTAAAGAAGGTCCTACCTACAGCGTAATAGCCACAGATTAG